A window of the Rhizobium brockwellii genome harbors these coding sequences:
- the mobA gene encoding molybdenum cofactor guanylyltransferase MobA — MAEFSLDKSHTAGVVLAGGRSQRMGRDKAGVMLGAESLLHHALTRLSQQTLLVAVNADAAAEGMPVVPDHFRGKAGPMAGIHAAMVYAAGLPSITHVATVSVDCPFFPADLVARLAAAIERPSQIAIAASESRSHPVFGLWPVRLAADLEAWITTDEKRRVRDFLLRHDVTEVAFPLHPTRASLLDPFFNINTPDDLVEAERWLEALRG; from the coding sequence ATGGCTGAATTCTCGTTGGATAAATCTCATACAGCGGGCGTCGTGCTGGCGGGCGGCCGCTCGCAACGCATGGGCCGCGACAAGGCGGGCGTGATGCTTGGGGCCGAGAGCCTGCTCCACCATGCGCTGACCCGCCTCTCACAGCAGACCTTGCTCGTTGCCGTCAATGCCGATGCCGCCGCCGAGGGAATGCCTGTCGTTCCCGACCATTTTCGCGGCAAGGCCGGGCCGATGGCCGGCATCCATGCCGCCATGGTCTATGCCGCCGGCCTGCCCTCCATCACCCATGTCGCCACCGTCTCGGTGGATTGCCCGTTCTTCCCGGCCGATCTCGTCGCCCGGCTGGCGGCAGCGATCGAGCGCCCGTCGCAAATCGCCATTGCCGCCTCCGAGAGCCGCAGCCATCCCGTCTTCGGGCTCTGGCCAGTGAGGCTGGCCGCTGATCTCGAAGCCTGGATCACCACCGACGAGAAGCGCCGCGTGCGCGACTTCCTGTTACGGCATGACGTTACGGAAGTGGCGTTCCCGCTGCATCCGACCCGTGCCAGCCTGCTCGATCCCTTCTTCAACATCAACACGCCCGACGATCTCGTCGAGGCGGAACGCTGGCTGGAGGCCCTTCGCGGATGA